The following proteins are encoded in a genomic region of Fusarium keratoplasticum isolate Fu6.1 chromosome 9, whole genome shotgun sequence:
- a CDS encoding Beta-lactamase domain-containing protein, with product MPLDSNVVTKLRGIVDGACADQTAGIPGTSVVVVSRSGEELFAHAAGKRGVASQEPMTLDNVFWIASCTKMLTGVAVMQLVEQGLLKLDDGEQTEKIVPELKELKVLNKDGKLEDKKRAITLRMLLTHTSGCAYTFFNERLRDWTLPAGFDEFSGRLEDIKMPLVFQPGEGWEYGVGIDWAGLALERVSGLSLNDYLQKHVFQPLGIKNMSMLPGKDMRSRLAYMHARDPDGKLRPRDHLLRLPLVVDPDNKSETGALFNSGGAGMFAQPQEYCKVLAVLLNNGTCPRTGAKILQKETVDEMFRNQIEKFPNASRQFIPAAKPDLTNPIPELYPVSGNPPQGWGLTFMMSNGGGTGRSKGTVHWAGLANLWWWCDRENGVAGMVCSQILPFADAKVLGLWAEVEAEIYKAIK from the exons ATGCCCCTCGATTCAAACGTCGTCACCAAGCTACGAGGCATCGTGGACGGGGCCTGCGCAGATCAAACTGCAGGTATCCCCGGCACGTCTGTCGTCGTGGTTAGCAGAAGCGGCGAGGAGCTGTTTGCCCACGCGGCGGGGAAGAGAGGAGTCGCCTCCCAGGAACCCATGACGCTCGACAATGTGTTTTGGATTGCATCCTGCACAAAGATGCTGACTGGCGTTGCCGTCATGCAGCTGGTCGAGCAGGGGttgctcaagctcgacgatGGGGAGCAGACGGAGAAGATTGTGCctgagctcaaggagctcaaggttTTGAATAAGGATGGCAAGttggaggacaagaagagggcTATTACTCTTCGCATGTTGTTGACGCATACGTCTGGATGTGCGTATACCTTCTTCAATGAGAGGTTGAGGGACTGGACTCTTCCTGCTGGGTTTGATGAGTTTTCAGGTCGTCTTGAAGACATCAAGATGCCTCTGGTGTTCCAACCGGGAGAAGGCTGGGAATATGGT GTGGGCATCGACTGGGCGGGCTTGGCCCTGGAGCGAGTCAGTGGGCTGTCGCTCAACGACTATCTCCAGAAGCACGTGTTTCAGCCCCTGGGCATCAAGAACATGTCTATGCTCCCCGGCAAGGATATGCGATCTAGACTGGCCTACATGCACGCGAGGGATCCCGACGGGAAGCTTCGGCCAAGAGATCATCTCTTGAGGCTGCCACTGGTTGTGGACCCAGACAACAAGTCTGAAACGGGTGCCTTGTTTAACAGCGGAGGAGCAGGCATGTTTGCGCAACCACAGGAGTATTGCA AGGTTCTGGCGGTGCTCCTCAACAATGGAACATGCCCTCGAACAGGGGCCAAGATCCTTCAAAAGGAGACGGTGGACGAAATGTTCCGCAACCAGATTGAAAAGTTCCCCAACGCATCTCGGCAGTTCATCCCAGCGGCCAAGCCGGATCTCACCAACCCGATCCCCGAGCTGTACCCCGTGTCGGGGAACCCTCCGCAGGGCTGGGGTTTGACCTTCATGATGTCCAACGGCGGAGGTACGGGGAGATCAAAGGGCACGGTGCACTGGGCTGGTCTGGCGAAtctctggtggtggtgcgATAGGGAGAATGGCGTTGCGGGCATGGTTTGCAGTCAGATTCTGCCCTTTGCGGATGCCAAGGTTCTTGGGCTCTgggccgaggttgaggctgagattTACAAGGCGATCAAGTAG
- a CDS encoding Amidase domain-containing protein: MAISRINLVDANIADLRKALDSGAITSVELVSLYLHRIGYYDCRGPSFNSICVLNRNVFQEAQESDNYRASHPPRPLEGIPYTVKDSFKVKGMTVAAGSPAFADLIASEDAAIVKSLREAGAILVGKTNMPPMADGGSQRGVYGRAESPYNLTYMATAFASGSSNGCGASTTASFAAFGLAGETVSSGRAPASNNSLVGYSPSWGVLPNRGQWPLYPTCDVIVPHTRSMRDLFDVLNVAVADDAESAKGVDFWRNQTYVHVPKPSEVRPTDYHTLEEITSLQGKRIAVPKCFLGMEGYEPTSFCSDSVLSLWKITCANLEALGATIVETDFPILEQYTKKDFSGQSSNVPGMSKEWVSIERCQMIATAWDDFLRENNDAKIPNLPAADPDKIHPLVAPMDDPTLHTESQNQVRYVDMIEAVRERNGTLYTLPECEEAAKALNAMRKTLYEEWMDSNGYDLVAFPTNGDVAYADADETFESMTDALRPGVLYSNGGRAFKHLGIPCITVPMGKMADKGMPVGVTFCSKAWQDQDLLRYAFAYETRSRSRATPPLAPPLATDEISLSPSIQETFKNVVPVLTIASTTTQKDEDKSNQIRTVEINGTLETNNPNVQVTSVTAFVNGQPSDAITVQGSSWAFKDRLTRPKRAERFPTARIVPKDQFMVVVVAKGSNGRCAAELVVID; this comes from the coding sequence ATGGCCATATCCCGCATCAACCTGGTTGACGCCAACATCGCCGACCTGAGAAAGGCCCTCGACTCAGGAGCCATCACCAGCGTCGAACTCGTCTCCCTCTACCTCCACAGAATCGGCTACTATGACTGCCGCGGCCCCTCCTTCAACTCAATTTGCGTCCTCAACCGCAATGTcttccaagaagcccaagagtCAGACAACTATCGGGCttcccatcctcctcgtccgctCGAGGGCATTCCTTACACCGTCAAGGATagcttcaaggtcaagggcatGACCGTGGCTGCAGGTTCGCCTGCTTTTGCGGATCTTATTGCTTCTGAAGATGCTGCCATTGTCAAGTCCCTCCGTGAGGCTGGAGCTATCCTCGTTGGCAAGACCAACATGCCACCCATGGCCGACGGCGGCTCTCAACGCGGTGTCTACGGAAGAGCAGAAAGCCCCTACAACCTCACCTACATGGCCACCGCATTTGCGTCTGGATCATCCAACGGTTGTggagcatcaacaacagcgaGTTTCGCCGCATTCGGACTCGCCGGGGAGACCGTCTCATCAGGCCGAGCCCCTGCGTCCAACAACTCTCTGGTTGGCTACTCACCGAGCTGGGGCGTGCTACCCAATAGGGGACAGTGGCCTCTCTATCCCACCTGCGATGTTATTGTACCTCACACACGGTCGATGCGAGATCTCTTTGATGTTCTCAATGTTGCTGTGGCCGATGATGCCGAGTCAGCAAAAGGAGTCGACTTTTGGCGGAATCAGACATATGTTCATGTCCCAAAGCCCTCAGAAGTCCGTCCAACTGATTACCACACCCTCGAAGAAATAACATCCCTTCAAGGAAAGAGAATCGCGGTTCCAAAATGCTTCCTCGGCATGGAAGGCTACGAACCAACCTCTTTCTGCTCCGATTCAGTCCTGAGCCTCTGGAAGATTACATGCGCcaacctcgaggccctcgGAGCCACAATCGTCGAAACAGATTTCCCCATCCTCGAACAATACACGAAAAAGGATTTCTCAGGCCAGAGCTCCAACGTGCCCGGCATGTCCAAGGAGTGGGTGAGCATTGAAAGATGCCAGATGATCGCCACAGCCTGGGATGACTTCCTCCGAGAAAACAACGACGCCAAGATTCCAAACCTTCCCGCTGCAGACCCCGACAAGATCCATCCCCTCGTCGCGCCTATGGACGATCCGACCTTGCACACCGAGTCCCAAAACCAAGTACGATACGTCGACATGATCGAAGCGGTTCGCGAACGAAACGGAACTTTGTATACACTCCCCGAGTGTGAAGAAGCCGCCAAGGCCCTCAACGCGATGCGAAAGACACTATATGAGGAGTGGATGGATTCCAACGGGTATGACCTCGTGGCTTTCCCAACCAACGGCGACGTGGCGTATGCAGATGCAGACGAGACGTTTGAGTCCATGACGGATGCTCTTCGTCCTGGTGTTTTGTACTCCAACGGAGGAAGAGCATTCAAGCATCTCGGCATCCCCTGCATCACTGTGCCGATGGGAAAGATGGCAGACAAGGGCATGCCCGTTGGTGTCACCTTTTGTTCCAAGGCCTGGCAGGACCAAGATCTTCTCAGATATGCTTTTGCGTACGAAACTAGATCTCGGAGCAGAGCCACGCCCCCATTAGCACCTCCTCTAGCTACAGACGAGATTTCTCTTTCCCCCTCCATTCAGGAGACATTCAAAAATGTCGTACCTGTCTTGACCATCGCCTCCACAACCACTCAAAAAGACGAAGACAAGTCGAACCAAATCCGCACTGTCGAAATCAACGGGACTCTCGAGACAAACAACCCCAACGTCCAAGTGACATCCGTAACAGCCTTTGTCAACGGCCAACCCTCCGATGCCATCACCGTTCAAGGTAGTAGCTGGGCTTTCAAGGATCGCCTTACGAGGCCAAAAAGGGCGGAGCGGTTCCCGACAGCGAGGATTGTGCCCAAGGATCAGTTCATGGTTGTTGTAGTTGCCAAGGGGTCTAATGGACGATGTGCGGCGGAACTGGTGGTGATTGATTAA